The Ficedula albicollis isolate OC2 chromosome 9, FicAlb1.5, whole genome shotgun sequence DNA window AGCAGACTGGCAGCAGATGTTTGTCATACCTGTTAACAAGGTGCTGGGAGTATGGCATGGGTCTTGAATGTGGCACCGGACAGGAATTCAGTCTTGGCAGGGGAAGAGTTATCTCTGAAAGAAGTGGTGAGAAAATTCTCGCTTGACTTCCCTTCCCCACCTGCCTTTAAGTTCCTGAGTCATGGAAATGAAAATCTCCTTGGCATACGCCCATGGTTTGGGCTAGAGGGTGTGGAAGAAGCTATGATTGGATTCTCAAAGCCTGTGATTGTGATAAGAACTTACTGTACCGGAAGAAACAAATGTTAAGCTTACTGGAGAGTAGAAGGTTTGTTATCTCTAGCTTTTATCCAACTGATACTTGAGCGAAATAGCAACCTTGTGACCTGCCATGGCCAATTCAGAGTTACCAGCTAATGAGGTTTTTCTCTTGTGATTTATTTGTAGGTTTGAAAGAAACTTTTGGACTGTGAATTGAGGCATTGGGtatgtaaatttaaattttgtgcTTTCCCTCCTAATTTCTCCCCCCCTTTCCTCAATGCAATGTTTCATTAGATCCAGCTGGAATTTGTtttcaggagagcagctgctctgtagAAACTAGTGTAGATTCTCGGGGAAGGAATCGGGATTACGGGAGAGGGTTGATAGTGGAAGAATTTGATGCTAAAGATGCACattccagcccaaaccccagGGAGACCTGGGTGCTGGCTGGGAGGACATCTCTGAGAAGGGTTAACAGGTGTTGTGTTTGGGGAAGGCTTCATGTTCCTCGATTAACCCAAACCTTGCTCATGGCCAGGGGCTGGGCCACGGTGTGGGTAGCAGCCCTGCCGGTTAGGTGAGTTCTACTCCCTCAGTTAATTGGGAAACTGTGGACAGGTCTTCTCCAGAGTGACCACCACTTGGGAGTAGGAAAGTAGTTTCCTGGGTGAGGGCTGGTATTCCACCGTGGGCTGGAGCGTGCAGATGTTGAAATCATTCAACTTCAGTTGGGACCTTAAGGCTTGTTTTGATTGCTGTGGCTGGATTTACAGCCAGACATCACACGGGTGAGGAGGATGGCTCCTGAGGGAGGTTGGAAGGCTAGAAGCTATGTTGGAAGCATTGTGGAGACGAACCTGAGTGGGCGGAGTGGACCGGGGTGGGGCTGCCATGGGCGAGGCAGGGAGAAAGAGGACATGGTTGGCTAATCCTCAGGAGGGTCTGATTGCCTTCACCCGCCGGCTTGATGGGTGGGATGAGACGTGCCAGGTCTCGCTCTCGGCCCAGGGAGCTCACTAGGCAGCCTGGCAAGAGCATGCTGTGGTGCAGGGCTGTTTGCCTTGGGAGCAAGGAGCTGCCCCTACCAGGAGCAATCGGCCATCTGAGCACGTCCCAGAGCAGTAGCCTCTCttccctgggtttggggtgcttgCCTGGCTGTTGCCCGTCCTCACCTTGCTCCGATGCTCGTCTCAGCCAGGCTCGAGATGGCCTCTCCGGCAGACAGCTGCATCCAGTTCACCCGCCACGCCAGCGACGTCCTCCTCAACCTGAACCGCCTCCGCAGCCGGGACATCCTGACCGATGTCGTCATCATCGTGAACCGGGAGCAGTTCAGAGCCCACAAAACAGTCCTGATGGCCTGCAGGTGAGAGCAGGGCCTTCCCTGGCTCCCTCCTTGCTCCCTCAGGCTTTGGCCTCCAGGAGCACCGCTGCAGTCCTGTGGGGCTTGTGGGATTCACGGGGGAACGggcagagaagcagagctgaaaggGGCTGCCAAGAAATTTGTACCTGTAGTGGGATTAGAGCTGAGACTGCTTCCCTCCCGTGTgctgccctcagctccctccctgtGTACCCACGTCTGCCCACGCACAGCCCCTGGAGACCAGCGGGAGCACAGCAGATGTGAGGCACATACCTGAGGGCAGAGCACAAATGTGCcgcagggagagggagggctGGATGATCGCTGGGGTGGGTGAGTCTTCTGTGACCGAGGTGTCCCCTGCCACTGCTATTTTTAGAGCTATTCCTCCCTGGCTCCCAGACTGCTGGCTGCACCCACCTAagttgattaattttttttttttctctttttttttgaatCCTGATGTGGTCTGAaatccctttccagctcctAAGTTTGCTGGAATTGCTTCCCAATGAATGCTAATTAATATCTCACCATTGCCCAGCTGAATTACAGCAAATGCCTCCCAGATTCTCTTGCTGACATGGTGTAAAGATTTCAAAAAGCCAAGCTTTGACTattaaaacatctgaaaaatgttttgccaacatttctcctttttttatttttctggtttaagaCTGTGTGGATGCCCTGAGAGGCTTCTGAAAGAAATGAGTCATAGTGAGAAGGGAATGGTGGTAAGAACAAcaatggaaaaaaccaaaaaagctgGGGAATTACTAAATGGAGGCATTGGGGAGTTGTTGAGCAGGTGAGATCTAAAAGCAGGCTGTTCCAGTTGGAAAAAGTGCAGTGCAGAAGACGCTTACTAAGCTGAGAAACCAAGCTTGATAATAAGGGGGAAGCTCAGGGAATTCTGTAattgcctcctcctcctcccttcccattCATGAACCCCTCTGTACTCAGGGATTTCATACAAATTCTCCTTTTGCCTTTGAATTGTCATAACGTTTATGCTCTCCCCTGTCTCCCCTCTGCAGTGGCCTCTTCTACAGCATCTTCACTGACCAGCTCAAGTGCAACTTGAATGTCATCAACCTGGATCCTGAAATTAACCCCGAGGGGTTTTGCATCCTCTTGGACTTCATGTACACCTCCCGCCTGAACTTGAGGGAGAACAATATCATGGCTGTGATGGCCACAGCACTCTACCTGCAGATGGAGCACGTGGTTGACACCTGCCGAAGGTTCGTCAAGTCCAGGTGAGCGCAGTCGGTGAACTTTGAAGAGCCCGGGACTGTGTGTTTGGGTGGGCAGGGGAAGAGCTGACAAAGTATCTGCAAATGTATCTTTATGAAAATTACTTCATTGTCTCTCCCGTTTTCCCCGATTGCAGCGAAGCAGAGATGGTGTCTGCTGTGAAGACCCCAAGGGAAGAGTTTTTGGCGGGACGGATGCTGGGCCACCCAGAGGTGATGGCTTATCGGAGCAGAGACGTCTCAGAGAGCGGCATGCCTCTTCAAAACGGGTCCCTCTGCAGCGGGAGGGCCTTTGCGCCTGGCTTGATCAACAGTTTGTCTGGATCCCCCATTTCCTACCACGGATACAGCCCTCTCCCTCTAAACAGCTTCCTAGTGGATGATGAGCTGCGGGAGATGAGGATGCCTCTCTCTGAACTCTCGAGGGCAGGTGCTTTCCCCAAGGAGAGGATCCTGCCGTGCGACAGCTCCAGGACAATCCCCACCGAGTACGTGAGAACCATTACCGACATCTCTGCCAACATGTGCCACGCCACCATCTATGCTCCTAAAGAAGGTGCTGCTGAGGAAGCCAGGAGTGACATGCACTACAGCGTGGCCTCCGGGCCCAAACCTGTCATCCCTTCAGTCCGGAGCAACCCCTACTTCCCTTGCGATAAAGTGGCCAAAGAGGAGGAGCGGACCTCTTCAGAGGACGAGATCAGCCAGCACTTTGAGCCCACCACCACCCCCCTGGACCGCAAGGGACTCATCAGCCCCCAGAGCCCGCAGAAGTCAGACTGCCAGCCCAACTCACCAACCgagtccagcagcagcaagaatgCCCGTATCGGTCAGAACTCCAGCTCCCTCTTCACCAAGAGCCCCACAGACCCCAAAGCCTGCAACTGGAAGAAGTACAAGTTCATTGTCCTCAACTCTCTCAACCAGAACACCAAGCAAGACAGCGCTGACCAGAACGAGATGGGAACCCTCTCTCCTCGCACCTTCGTGCCCATGTCCACCTGCCAGCAGTCCATGGAGCCAGAGCACCTCAATGTGCAATCCCCCACCAAGATAAGCGTGAATGGTGAAGACTCTACTATCCCACAGGCGAGCAGACTCAACAATATTGTTAACAGGTGAGAAGACTTCTACCCCCGTGCCCCTCCCCGCTGAGAAACAGCAGTTTCTGCGTTGTTGGTGAGGGTTTGGAAGTGTGGAATATCTGTAGCATTGGGCTGGGAAGTCCAGTCATGAGCAGATGGAAGCCCCTGCATTTGGTGGAGGGCTGCCAGTGACACTGAGTGCCCACTGTCCCACTGTAGTGGTGCCAGCGTGGACTGGCAAAGGAACTGGGAACGTTGGGTTGTGAATCCCTGGGTAACTTCGGCAGCTCTGGATGATTTCTGGAGCCTGGATTTGCCTGTGTTTCCTCCAAACTCCCTATGCCTCAAGCTTTCTGTTGGCTGTAAGCATTGGAATGGCCAAAGTATCAGAGAACAATGTGCTATCCTCTGGACCTGGATGTTCCTAAAGACATTCAAGGTCATTTGTTGATGGACATCTGAAGGTTTGAGGCTTAAGGACCTGTTGTTGATCAGGGCTACGCTGTGCAGCTCACAACAAAGATGTCCCCAAAAAACATGTGTGTCCCTTGTGTCAGGAGGGGTGCAGACAAGGGTCTGGtatcctgagcacagcaggagccttCTCACAGCTGTGTATGTTGCTCTCCTTCCACAGGTCCCGGGATGGGTCCCCTCGGAGCAGCGAAGGGCAGTCCCCACTGTACATGCATTCATCCaagtgcagctcctgtggctgccAGTCCCCACAACATACTGAGATGTGCCTTCATACCCCTGGCTCAAACTTTGGAGAAGAGATGGGGGAAACCCAGTCTGAATACTCTGACTCCAGCTGTGGTGAGTCTTGCATCCTTGGTCACTTTTTTCAACCAGCATCAGGGGGGTTGTGCAATGTAGGGACCCATCACTGAGTGCCCTGTGATCAAACACACAGTCAGACCTGTCCCAGATGCTGGTGGATCCCACAGTGCTTTACAGCCCCCTCTTAACTGtctgcccaggtgtgtgcatgcacatgGGAATTGCTaccttcctccccttccccagcaccatCCAGATATCTTGTGCAGGGAGTTAGTCAGCTGCTGCAAACCTGGCAGGTGAGGACAGGAAACAAGTGCACCCCACCCCACCAGAACCACAGGAGAACAAGCCTGACAGATGTAATGACCTGTAATGGGGATTGGGCAAGCTGGCATGTCTCATGCATCCGTCATGATATCTTTGTTATCAGGGAGCCCAGTGTGCACATCTGGGGAAATGCAGATAATGAGGCTTGCAATCTTGTTGCAAAACCCCACAAGCCCAAAGACAGGTATCTGTGCACTCATCTGCCTGTAGCTCAGGAAAGGGGAATGCAGCATTGCCACCTGTAGTGTGGGCAGAGATCCAAGGAGGGAACCTCACCGTGGTAACACTCAACACAGTATTTAAGAGTTGGGCATCCTCCTGCTGGGGCAACCTGCCTTGTTATTTGGGTGATGGTCATCTTCCCAAGCTCAAGGCAGACCTCTGCACCTCTAGAGGTTGAAGACCTCTAAAGGAGCAGGTTGTTCCAGAGCTGAGCATCCTTCAGAGGATGCCTGATATCTTGAGTGCTTTCCTGGACCTCTCTGAAAGATGTCCAGGTGACATGCTGGCTTCTTGGAAGCAGCCTGTGTGTCACTAAGGGAGAGAGAAAGCTCAAAAGCAGAGCTCATGATGACTTTGCTGTCAAACCATGCGTGTGGCTGTGTGCACAAGGCCAGGAGGTAACAGCACGGTGCAAGCACAGCTCAGCGTGAACACCTGCACTTGGCTGCTTGTTCCAACACTTGCTCTGGCTGcccctctcctccatcccaaatccatcccataGCCTATCAAGAAGGTGATCCCTGCACTGTCCATCTGactgctcctctctctgccctcccagAGAACGGAGCCTTCTTCTGCAACGAGTGTGACTGCCGGTTCTCCGAGGAGGCCTCTCTCAAGAGACATTCTCTGCAAGTGCACAGTGACAAGCCCTACAAGTGTGACCGCTGCCAGGCCTCCTTCCGCTACAAGGGGAACCTCGCCAGCCACAAAACCGTCCACACAGGTACAGAGCTGGCcgtggggacagctctggggaggcTGTGGGGTGGTGAGCACGTGGGTGCTTCTGGCTGGGGTTGTGCCTGgtgcagcatcctctgctctgtgtcacaAGTTGCTCCTGATGAGAGGAGCAAGGTGCTTTACTGCCAGGGAGCCTTTGGACAGAGCACCAAACCTGGGAATGGGGGAGATACCCACCCTTGCAGCAGGGGTGGAATTCAACCTCCTTTGCTGTAAAGCACTGGCCACCACTGTTTTTAAAGGTGTTGTGCAAAATTCATAACTGGGAGAAAATGCATGGCCTCCAGGTAGCTGTGTGGTAGacttaagcaaaaaaaaaaaaaaaattaaaaataatcaaaagtaCATTTAGGGAGAAGtctgagatttatttttacatccTAGAAATTCAGGTCACATCTATCTTGGCATAAACTCTGCTGATAGGAAAATCTCTGAATGGATGGACTCTGTGAATCAGCACAATGAAAgctgagaaaggaagaggatATTAAGGGTTTAGTCATTTGCTGAcaaacttattttatttcatgcttttaATGCTTAACATGTCAACAGCCAGTTCACAAGCTGAGGAAGGGAAGTCTGGGCTGACAACTCTGTGCTGCTGCGCTGAATTAGACCCAAATTCCCACAGTCTCAGCTGAACTCCAGGCGAGCTGTGCAGGGGACTGAGACAACACGAGTACCAGGGCAGTGTTCAAGGGTGCTTGCTGACAGCTGTAGGGAGATGTAGgtgccagctgctgtcacagggTCGGCAGGAACGATGCTGTTAATccttgctggcagagctgcctgacTTCCTCTCTTGCCCTGAAGGCTGCAGCTCCCAATCCAAGAGAGAAAAGCTGCCTCCTGAGCTCACCCTGCTCTGTAGACACCCTGTCCAATGCTGCTTGTCCACAGCCATCTCCAAAAGGGACGGGAGTCAGGGCTAGTGCTTCATGCCATGGCGTCTGGCACCTGAAGGGACTTAACTCTGGGGGGCAGCATGCATGCTGGGTGCTGAGCACACCTGTAGCTAATCCCTCACCCTTTCTTttgggctgtgcaggagagaAGCCCTACCGCTGCAACATCTGCGGGGCACAGTTCAACCGACCAGCCAACCTGAAAACCCACACACGCATCCACTCCGGGGAGAAACCCTACAAGTGTGAGACTTGCGGGGCCAGATTTGTCCAGGTACGTGCAGcctctgggatctgctgtgcctggggaggtgggaCATGGTCAGATCTCCTGCCCAAGACTGGCAGATCTTCACCACCAAGACTGTGAAGCCTCATGGCAGGGAGGAGGCTGATGATGGCCCAGCTTACTACCTtgagcagctcttcccagggTGTTGTGGGATAAATATGGACCTTAAGGTCTGAGGGAGACAATTTGGCTTAGTTAGGAAGCCTGACTGCTTGTTGTAGCTATTCTGCTCCATTTTGTCTTAATGTCAGACACATGGCCCTGACTCCCAGCTGTAATCCAATAGACCACAAAAGACTGGGCAGAACCCCTTTCCCCAGGGACACCCTTGCTCCCAGTGGGATGCTGtcctccctggggctgtcctgacCCAGAGCTCTCTCTGCAGGTGGCCCACCTCCGTGCTCACGTGCTCATTCACACCGGGGAGAAGCCGTACCCCTGTGAGATCTGCGGCACGCGCTTCCGGCACCTGCAGACCCTCAAAAGTCACCTTCGAATCCACACAGGAGAGAAACCCTATCATGTGAGTGGCTCTGCTTTGTTTGCTGGCTGGGAATCTCAGCTTGGGCTGGGGGGACAATGCTGCCAAGCCTGGGGGGCTGGGAAGACACCAGGACATTCCCATCGGCTGGTTGCAGCACCCTAATGCTCCTTGCCAGCCCCGCACCAAGGTCGCATCTCTGCTTCTTGTGCCCCATTTCCCTCCCAGGCATGAGCTGATGCTGATGTGGTATTTTTTCAGGCGTGGCAGTGTTGGAAACACTGACATGCAGCCCAAGCTGGGTACATCTtagttgcttttttcttccaccCCATCTGGAAGAAGGTCACACTTCTTCAAATAGCTATGGCTTAAATTACAGCTGCCTGTGGTGTGtggggatggaggaaaggagcAGATAGCCTGGCCTGAGCTCCCCCCTGATGGTGATAATCACACCCAGCAAGCAGTCTGCACAGCCTTGCTTGCAGGGCTCCCAGCTCTTTGCTGGGGCTTTCCTGCCTTTCACCATCAACTAGAAAGGGAATCCAAGCAGGGCTTGACACCCAAACATCCAGGAGCCATCCAGCTCGCAGAGCTCAAAAGCAGCTCCAGAAATAGCCCTGTAGCTGGTTTGATCACCTGGACAGGGACCTTGGT harbors:
- the BCL6 gene encoding B-cell lymphoma 6 protein is translated as MASPADSCIQFTRHASDVLLNLNRLRSRDILTDVVIIVNREQFRAHKTVLMACSGLFYSIFTDQLKCNLNVINLDPEINPEGFCILLDFMYTSRLNLRENNIMAVMATALYLQMEHVVDTCRRFVKSSEAEMVSAVKTPREEFLAGRMLGHPEVMAYRSRDVSESGMPLQNGSLCSGRAFAPGLINSLSGSPISYHGYSPLPLNSFLVDDELREMRMPLSELSRAGAFPKERILPCDSSRTIPTEYVRTITDISANMCHATIYAPKEGAAEEARSDMHYSVASGPKPVIPSVRSNPYFPCDKVAKEEERTSSEDEISQHFEPTTTPLDRKGLISPQSPQKSDCQPNSPTESSSSKNARIGQNSSSLFTKSPTDPKACNWKKYKFIVLNSLNQNTKQDSADQNEMGTLSPRTFVPMSTCQQSMEPEHLNVQSPTKISVNGEDSTIPQASRLNNIVNRSRDGSPRSSEGQSPLYMHSSKCSSCGCQSPQHTEMCLHTPGSNFGEEMGETQSEYSDSSCENGAFFCNECDCRFSEEASLKRHSLQVHSDKPYKCDRCQASFRYKGNLASHKTVHTGEKPYRCNICGAQFNRPANLKTHTRIHSGEKPYKCETCGARFVQVAHLRAHVLIHTGEKPYPCEICGTRFRHLQTLKSHLRIHTGEKPYHCEKCNLHFRHKSQLRLHLRQKHGAITNTKVQYRISGGEAPPELPKAC